A single window of Aspergillus oryzae RIB40 DNA, chromosome 8 DNA harbors:
- a CDS encoding putative MFS monocarboxylate transporter (predicted protein), protein MEGKDTEKTPQALCKEQSIPSPTESSQTLDLECEYHDPKLPPVDGGIHAWLFLAACFVVEGTVWGFAACFGVFQNYYRNDPTFQGSHAIAAIGTCAMGMAYLLSPIVMAILIALPRMQRWASSIAFVVLSLSLALSSFSTSVTHLILSQGIAYGTAGCFAYAPSILFMPDWFVKKKSLAFGIVWSGSGLTGIIFPLILQSLLDTYGWQTTLRICSVAIFLLAAPFMLFHKPRIPRKTTNLHQLDLSFHRNRTYLIYQAGNIIQSLGFFLPQIFLPSYAELLGAKGLHASSTITVFNISNMFGCIFIGWLADRYHVTKCILISTVGAIFSTFLLWGMSVHLAPLYLFSIVYGCTGGSFSSSWAATSSEVGKSHPSADVSMVFAFMETGRGIGNVISGPLSEALLKTRLWEGQAWGAYGTEYGILVVLTGVTGLLGGVSVVARALRWI, encoded by the exons ATGGAGGGCAAGGATACTGAAAAGACCCCGCAGGCTCTTTGCAAAGAGCAGAGTATTCCATCCCCGACGGAATCCTCCCAGACTTTGGATTTAGAGTGCGAATACCACGACCCCAAGTTACCTCCAGTAGATGGAGGAATCCATGCATGGCTTTTCCTAGCGGCATGCTTTGTGGTGGAAGGCACCGTATGGG GGTTCGCCGCTTGTTTCGGTGTATTTCAGAACTACTATCGAAATGACCCGACATTCCAAGGATCCCATGCTATAGCTGCGATAGGGACCTGCGCGATG GGCATGGCGTACCTGCTATCGCCCATCGTGATGGCCATCTTGATAGCCCTCCCTAGAATGCAAAGATGGGCATCCTCGATAGCATTCGTAGTCCTATCGCTTTCCCTGGCCCTGAGCTCATTCTCCACAAGCGTCACGCACCTGATCCTGTCACAAGGGATTGCGTACGGCACAGCAGGTTGCTTCGCCTACGCCCCATCAATCCTCTTCATGCCAGACTGGTTcgtcaaaaagaaaagcctcGCCTTCGGCATTGTCTGG AGCGGCTCAGGCCTAACGGGAATAATCTTCCCCCTAATCCTCCAATCCCTCCTAGACACCTACGGCTGGCAAACGACCCTCCGAATCTGCTCCGTAGcaatcttcctcctcgcAGCACCCTTCATGCTCTTCCACAAACCCCGAATCCCCCGAAAAACCACAAACCTACACCAACTCGACCTCAGCTTCCACCGCAACCGCACCTACCTAATCTACCAAGCCGGCAACATAATCCAATCGCTaggcttcttcctcccccagATCTTCCTCCCAAGCTACGCTGAACTCCTCGGCGCAAAAGGCCTCCACGCCTCATCCACAATAACAGTCTTCAACATTTCCAACATGTTCGGCTGTATTTTCATCGGCTGGCTCGCAGATCGATACCACGTCACGAAATGTATCCTCATTTCCACGGTAGGGGCGATATTCTCAACGTTCCTGCTGTGGGGAATGAGTGTGCATCTCGCGCCGCTTTATCTGTTTAGTATCGTGTATGGATGTACGGGGGGAAGCTTTTCGTCGTCGTGGGCTGCCACTTCGTCGGAGGTGGGGAAGAGTCATCCGTCTGCGGATGTGAGTATGGTATTCGCGTTTATGGAGACTGGACGCGGGATTGGGAATGTGATTAGTGGGCCGTTGAGTGAGGCGTTGCTGAAGACGAGGTTGTGGGAGGGTCAGGCTTGGGGCGCTTATGGGACGGAGTATGGGATTTTGGTGGTGCTTACTGGTGTTACTGGCCTCCTTGGTGGGGTGTCGGTTGTGGCGAGGGCTTTGAggtggatttga
- a CDS encoding uncharacterized protein (predicted protein) has translation MSTFRSTLDEADPTSWLKDLETKLIPREKRTGWMKTFQARIRAPPCGTVHVTAGDLFDFIRAQANAGDEMMSRYEQTGRMGDLEEAIKAFRWAVYITPENHPYRAAMLYNYGNMLERRYEKIPDEECLKEAICVSYQVVQLVPKSHPFRLAIMDTYGKKLRLRYKRTQQIEDLEEVIWVSCQAIQAPPTGHPRRARWLNIIGRMLKDRYEHIGQIEDLGLMIKALRSAAQVTYDTCPDLVTYLSDLGYGLTIRYERTGEMKDLAEVLEVFRKVVQATPDTCPDLANYLTKLGVELTRRYERIGRTEDLAEAIQVFRRAVQTTADTSSDLARYLTNVGSGLTRQYEREGRREDLEEAIELSRRAIRAMPMDSPDLATHLTNLGYRLVLRHERTNKMDDLQEAITLSRQAEEASYNNDSDSTASVGNLGGVLLYGYKRTKQMDHLEEAYQICRKAVQITPVDDPYYGKWLCNLAHVLTERYEHTRQRKDLEVAIWWSRKSIQASFDGDIDLRAQYNNLGTMRVTRYEQTWQFGDLEEAIRISRRAIKATPDDHPYLAGQLKNLGAMLKSQYERTGCLKDLEEAIHVSRKAARITSALPLERISAASLAIRLMLKQEDYNNSYALCVEALDLLQLVCSRHLTLEDQQYVVSHFSGLATLACSLALQVRQPPFRALQLLEAGRSVIFGLIMNDRSNTSKLKAADPTLCALYEELRLGINDPAESSQPQYVDEAVPTRRLQALKKLEKCLHDIRQLPAFDSFQQDLNEEQMKDASLNGSIIVVNITRLRSDAIVVSQAGFSLVPLPGLGAVQAQRWIDQEMTSASSSQRGEMNKRYREFLGWLWYECAEPILTKLGYNVQSSPENLPRTWWIGTGLASSFPFHAARGLRADENDSTSSRVLSSYTTTIKALLHARERVSASFSPNEQLLNLLMVTMAHTPGEDDLPGVECERSIVLDLLGSSVHVNKLDQPDSASVMRQIGDCHIAHFACHGMSDLADPFQSGLLLQTKTTIPEKEILSVRKLCKQNLPHGEIAYLSACSTAENRAKQLLDEVVHVVNGFQVAGFRHVIGALWPSDDRVCVKVAKLFYTEICRNGVLEYTDRDVALALHKAVSVISTSDDYRKRPLHWAQYVHYGA, from the coding sequence ATGTCTACCTTTCGAAGCACGCTCGATGAAGCCGATCCTACAAGTTGGTTAAAAGACCTGGAAACCAAACTTATACCTCGAGAGAAGAGGACAGGCTggatgaagaccttccaagCGAGGATTCGTGCTCCTCCTTGCGGGACAGTTCACGTCACTGCTGGTGATTTGTTTGACTTTATACGGGCTCAAGCCAACGCTGGAGATGAGATGATGAGTCGATACGAACAAACTGGACGGATGGGAGACTTGGAGGAGGCCATTAAGGCATTCCGCTGGGCAGTTTACATCACCCCTGAAAACCATCCTTATCGTGCAGCGATGTTGTATAACTACGGAAACATGCTTGAGCGTCGATACGAGAAGATCCCAGACGAGGAATGTCTCAAAGAAGCAATTTGTGTATCTTACCAAGTTGTTCAGCTTGTTCCTAAGAGCCATCCTTTTCGTTTAGCGATAATGGATACCTATGGAAAGAAGCTAAGACTTCGATACAAGCGGACTCAACAgattgaagatcttgaagaagtgATCTGGGTATCTTGTCAAGCTATTCAGGCCCCTCCCACAGGCCACCCTCGTCGTGCGAGGTGGTTGAATATCATTGGACGAATGCTCAAAGACCGATACGAGCATATAGGACAGATAGAGGACCTAGGACTGATGATCAAGGCATTACGCAGTGCGGCTCAAGTTACCTATGATACATGTCCTGATCTGGTGACATACCTATCTGATCTTGGATATGGACTCACAATTCGATATGAAAGAACAGGGGAAATGAAAGATCTAGCCGAGGTACTTGAGGTATTCCGCAAGGTGGTCCAGGCAACCCCTGATACGTGTCCTGATCTGGCAAATTATCTAACAAAACTTGGGGTCGAACTCACACGCCGATATGAACGAATAGGACGGACGGAAGACCTAGCCGAGGCGATCCAGGTCTTCCGTCGCGCGGTTCAGACTACAGCTGATACAAGTTCCGATCTGGCAAGGTACTTGACTAATGTTGGAAGTGGGCTCACACGCCAATATGAACGGGAAGGGCGAAGGGAAGACTTAGAAGAGGCAATCGAGTTGTCTCGTCGGGCTATTCGAGCTATGCCTATGGACTCTCCCGACCTAGCAACGCACCTTACCAACCTCGGGTATCGGCTTGTACTGCGACATGAGCGCACAAATAAAATGGACGACCTACAAGAGGCAATAACGCTATCTCGCCAAGCAGAGGAGGCCAGTTATAATAATGATTCTGATTCTACAGCATCGGTGGGCAACCTTGGCGGCGTGCTTTTATATGGATATAAACGGACAAAGCAGATGGATCACCTTGAGGAGGCGTATCAGATCTGTCGCAAGGCAGTTCAGATTACCCCTGTTGATGATCCTTATTATGGGAAGTGGTTGTGCAATCTCGCACATGTACTCACTGAACGATACGAACACAcgcgacaaagaaaagatctTGAAGTAGCCATTTGGTGGTCTCGCAAGTCTATCCAAGCTAGTTTTGATGGTGACATTGATCTAAGAGCACAATACAACAACCTTGGAACCATGCGTGTAACTCGGTACGAACAAACATGGCAGTTCGGTGACCTTGAGGAGGCAATTCGCATATCTCGCCGGGCCATTAAGGCTACTCCGGATGATCATCCATATCTTGCAGGACAACTGAAAAACCTAGGAGCAATGCTTAAAAGTCAATATGAACGAACGGGCTGTTTAAAAGATCTCGAGGAGGCGATACATGTGTCTCGCAAGGCGGCCCGAATTACTTCAGCACTACCTTTGGAGCGTATCTCAGCTGCTTCCCTAGCCATTCGCCTCATGCTTAAACAAGAGGACTACAATAATAGCTATGCGTTGTGTGTTGAAGCTCTTGATCTCCTGCAGCTTGTCTGTAGCAGACATTTGACGCTAGAGGATCAACAATACGTTGTATCACATTTTTCTGGCTTGGCAACCCTGGCCTGCTCTCTAGCCCTTCAAGTCAGACAGCCTCCCTTCAGAGCTCTACAATTGTTAGAGGCTGGACGTAGTGTCATTTTTGGTCTTATTATGAATGACCGGAGTAATACGTCTAAACTAAAAGCGGCCGATCCTACTCTATGTGCTCTATATGAAGAGCTTCGCCTTGGAATCAATGATCCTGCCGAGAGCAGCCAACCCCAATATGTAGATGAAGCTGTTCCAACTAGACGACTACAAGCTCTCAAAAAACTCGAAAAATGTCTGCATGATATACGGCAACTTCCAGCCTTTGACTCCTTCCAACAGGACCTAAATGaggagcagatgaaagaTGCATCTCTTAACGGTAGCATCATTGTGGTGAACATCACTAGACTAAGAAGTGATGCTATTGTTGTCTCCCAAGCCGGATTTAGCTTGGTTCCTCTCCCTGGGCTCGGTGCCGTGCAAGCGCAGAGATGGATTGACCAGGAAATGACTTCAGCTTCATCAAGTCAGCGCGGTGAGATGAACAAAAGATATCGTGAATTCTTAGGCTGGCTTTGGTATGAATGCGCCGAACCTATTCTTACTAAGCTTGGATATAATGTTCAATCCTCACCAGAAAACCTTCCAAGAACTTGGTGGATTGGGACGGGACTTGCTAGCTCCTTTCCATTCCATGCTGCGCGCGGTCTCCGTGCTGACGAAAACGATAGTACATCTAGTCGTGTCTTGTCTTCCTATACCACTACAATAAAGGCACTCTTACATGCTAGAGAGCGCGTTTCTGCCTCCTTCTCGCCCAACGAACAACTTCTGAACTTACTCATGGTTACCATGGCCCACACGCCTGGCGAGGATGACTTACCTGGGGTCGAATGTGAAAGGTCTATAGTCCTTGATTTACTGGGAAGTTCTGTTCATGTAAACAAACTGGACCAACCGGACTCCGCTAGTGTTATGCGCCAGATTGGCGATTGCCATATTGCCCATTTTGCATGCCATGGAATGTCGGACTTGGCTGATCCTTTTCAGAGTGGTCTTTTACTGCAGACCAAAACTACGATTCCGGAAAAGGAGATTCTGAGCGTTCGCAAGCTCTGCAAACAAAATCTTCCGCATGGGGAGATAGCATATCTCTCCGCATGTTCAACTGCGGAGAATCGGGCAAAGCAATTATTGGATGAGGTGGTCCATGTTGTTAATGGTTTCCAGGTGGCCGGGTTTAGACATGTTATCGGAGCATTATGGCCGTCTGATGACCGTGTGTGCGTGAAGGTCGCAAAGTTGTTCTACACTGAGATCTGTCGGAATGGTGTACTAGAATACACCGATAGAGATGTCGCGCTAGCACTTCATAAAGCGGTCTCGGTAATCTCGACTAGTGATGATTATCGAAAACGGCCGCTACATTGGGCACAGTATGTTCATTATGGTGCTTGA
- a CDS encoding uncharacterized protein (predicted protein): MLRVSAIFMACLLLATAAPTAPEKSNACLSMCLQERPACASDEGCWGCCQKIEAVAAPVQRASCLSMCQQEKPNCASDEGCWGCCQKIEPVVPVKKEMCLSMCLQEKPTCASDEGCWGCCQKN, from the exons ATGCTTCGTGTCTCTGCTATCTTCATGGCCTGCCTCCTTCTGGCTACCGCTGCCCCCACCGCTCCTGAGAAGAGCAACGCTTGTCTCTCCATGTGTCTGCAGGAGAGACCTGCTTGTGCTAGTGATGAA GGCTGCTGGGGTTGCTGCCAGAAAATCGAAGCAGTAGCTGCACCTGTCCAGCGCGCGTCATGTCTCTCCATGTGTCAACAGGAGAAGCCTAATTGTGCTAGCGATGAG GGATGCTGGGGCTGCTGCCAGAAAATCGAGCCAGTCGTCCCTGtcaagaaggagatgtgTCTCTCCATGTGTTTGCAAGAGAAGCCTACTTGTGCCAGTGATGAA